GCTGCTGCGGATCCTGACCAACAAGGCCGATCTGCGGCTGTCCCGGGCGCGCGCGGTCTTCGACGCCGAATCGGTCGGCGGCGCCGAGGTGGTCACCGACATCGTGCACGCCGCCGCGCTGGCCGACGCCGATCCGTACCGGGCGGCGACGCACAACAAGGGCATCATGAACGGCATCACCGCGGTGGTGCTCGCGACCGGCAACGACACGCGCGCAGTGGAAGCCGGGGCGCACTCGCACGCGGTCAACGACCAGGGTCGCTACACCTCGTTGTCCCGGTTCGAGCAGGACGCCGACGGCAACCTGGTCGGCACCCTCGAACTCCCGATGGCCGTGGGCCTGGTCGGCGGCGCCACCAAGGTGCACCCGGTGGCGCAGCGGGCGGTGCAGGTCCTCGGCGTGTCGACCGCCGCCGCGCTGGGCGAGATCATCACCGCGGTCGGGCTGGCGCAGAACTTCGCCGCGGTGCGGGCGCTGGCGACCGAGGGCATCCAGCGCGGCCACATGTCGCTGCACGCGCGCAACGTCGCGGTCGCCGCCGGTGCGACGGAGGCGGAGCTGGCCGCGGTCGTCGCACGGCTGGTCGCCGACAAGGCGGTCCGCGGCGACCACGCGGAGAAGGTCCTGGCCGAGCTGCGCGCGGAGGCAGGGCGATGAGCGGCGCCGAACCGGATTCGCAGCAGTACGTCCAGGTGTGGGGCGACGCGGTCAACCCGAAGCACCTGTGGCTGTCGGTTCTGCTCGGTGCCGCAACGGGTTTGGGCGCGCTCCTGCTGGCCGGGGCGGCGCTGCGGAACACCGCGGTCAGCGCCGAACTGCAGGACGGGTACGCACTGCTGGCGGGCCTGCTCGGCTGCCTGATCGCGGCGGTGGTGTGCGCGAAGTTGTTCCCGCCCAAGCGGATCGTGCACGAGCACGCGCTCTCGCCGGACGAGCACCAGGCCGCGATCCGAGAGATCCTGGCCGACAACGGCCGGGCGTCGACCGGTGAGCTGTCGCCGCACGCGGCGCGGGAACTGCGCTCGGTCGGCCTCCACGACGCGTTCGCCCAGGCGCAGCAGCGGGATCCGGAGGTCAAGCCGTGATCCTCAACGACATCCTGATCGCGCTGAGCATGGGCCTGATCGGCGCGGTGGTGTTCTCCGCGATCGGGATGGTCTCCGGCACCGACGAGACTGCGACGCTGGCACCGCTGACGCTGCTGGTGGTGATGCTCGGCGTCCCACCGGTCGGGGTGTTCACGTTCTTCATCGCCGCCGCGGTGTCCAAGCACATGACCCATGCCATCCCGACCACGCTGCTGGGCATACCCGGCGACACCACCGCGGTGCCGCTGCTGCCGGAGGCGAACATGCTCCGGCGGCTGGGAATCCCGCACATCGCGCTGCGCAAGGCGATCTCCGGGGCGATCCTCTCCGCGTTCATCGCGGTGCCGGTCGCCGTCGGCCTGGCCGCGGTGCTCGCCCCGCTGGGCACCCACATCACCGCCGCCGCGCCGTACGTCTTCGTCATCGCCGCGGTGCTGATCGGGTACTTCTCCCCGGGCCGCTGGACCAGCATCGCCTGCATCGTGCCGTTCGTGCTGCTGGTGACGGCGGTCAACGCGCTGTCGAAGAACGCGATCGGGGAGACGCTGAGCATCAGCTTCTTCCTCGGCATCGCCGTCGGGCCGCTGATCGCCGACCTGCTCCAGCTCGGCTCCCGCACCGGTCGCGCCGCTATGCCGCGCAGCGGGCGCAAGGTGTTCTGGCTGGCGCCGGAGGTCAAGGACTGGAGCGGCTACCTGCCCAACCCGGCGAAGGTGCTCAGCCCGCGGCAGATCGCGCTGACCTCGGCAGCCGCCGGGGTGAGCTCGACGACCTTCGTGTTCAGCCCGGTCGCCACGACGGTGCTG
This portion of the Saccharopolyspora antimicrobica genome encodes:
- a CDS encoding hydroxymethylglutaryl-CoA reductase, degradative; the protein is MSTSRLAGFKDRSIAQRRALVAAHAGVDKDALAVFDPRAGLGLEQADHMIENVVGVLGIPLGVATNFTVNGRDVLVPMATEEPSVVAAASNAARIARVHGGFTTSSTDPIMQAQVQIVDTADPEAARLRLLEARHELIALANEQDPRLVEFGGGVRDLVVRLVEAREQRYVVAHLVVDVRDAMGANAVNTMAEAIADRAGQIAGGRTLLRILTNKADLRLSRARAVFDAESVGGAEVVTDIVHAAALADADPYRAATHNKGIMNGITAVVLATGNDTRAVEAGAHSHAVNDQGRYTSLSRFEQDADGNLVGTLELPMAVGLVGGATKVHPVAQRAVQVLGVSTAAALGEIITAVGLAQNFAAVRALATEGIQRGHMSLHARNVAVAAGATEAELAAVVARLVADKAVRGDHAEKVLAELRAEAGR
- a CDS encoding tripartite tricarboxylate transporter permease, translating into MILNDILIALSMGLIGAVVFSAIGMVSGTDETATLAPLTLLVVMLGVPPVGVFTFFIAAAVSKHMTHAIPTTLLGIPGDTTAVPLLPEANMLRRLGIPHIALRKAISGAILSAFIAVPVAVGLAAVLAPLGTHITAAAPYVFVIAAVLIGYFSPGRWTSIACIVPFVLLVTAVNALSKNAIGETLSISFFLGIAVGPLIADLLQLGSRTGRAAMPRSGRKVFWLAPEVKDWSGYLPNPAKVLSPRQIALTSAAAGVSSTTFVFSPVATTVLAGELVGSRIKHVYERLTSVMAVKNGTTESTYLAETLIPLVAFGLPLSPVAAGPAAPLFNAPPVYGVDEATGQVNNLHTMMSTWQFLVFGLVGVALAAIVAYPLSMNFARSASLWVMRKVSHEALIGAFAGLIVVISWYEGGAFGVAATLLIAAFAGVTNRLFGMNAGVQFMAYYVAILFVPKVIGLA